A genome region from Salvia splendens isolate huo1 chromosome 19, SspV2, whole genome shotgun sequence includes the following:
- the LOC121779013 gene encoding uncharacterized protein LOC121779013 translates to MEPFTVPNPDKFSKALGLVFQGSNINGKIWVFVEEGASFSVECDTEQVLHGRVESTRLMGHICISAVYAKCTRGERVLLWDKMREISVASEDTPWMVGGDFNTILSTCDRVGSDTNRQADMVDFAEAIEDCRVLDPGFDGSSFTLAKNGLFERLDRILVNEPWAQLFEATRVTKLPRVSSDHGPVLARCKTPCTYSGGRPFRFQNMWTRHEGFANLVREDWSQPTGAEGLLNLQIKLARIKKTFKEWNKAVFGNIHDNLRALEEKIVAAQAGFEERPSPENRTEVNRCIAIYIRLFWRQKVTLRWLAEGDKNTKFYQSWVKQKRLRMSIHKINVGGRELSDDLEIRNSVVEFFQNLLASGPLTLLEPDLSLIQRLPP, encoded by the coding sequence atggagccgttCACGGTGCCAAACCCGGACAAGTTCtccaaggccttggggctgGTTTTCCAAGGCTCAAATATAAATGGGAAGATTTGGGTTTTTGTTGAAGAGGGTGCAAGCTTTAGTGTTGAGTGTGACACGGAGCAGGTCCTTCATGGCCGAGTTGAGTCCACCCGCCTCATGGGTCACATTTGTATTTCGGCAGTATATGCGAAGTGCACAAGGGGTGAGAGGGtacttttgtgggacaaaatgAGGGAAATTTCTGTGGCTTCCGAAGATACTCCTTGGATGGTTGGGGgagacttcaacaccattctttCGACGTGTGATAGGGTGGGAAGTGACACTAACCGACAAGCCGACATGGTGGATTTTGCGGAAGCTATTGAAGACTGCAGAGTTCTGGATCCGGGCTTTGATGGCTCATCCTTCACATTGGCCAAGAATGGCCTGTTTGAAAGGCTTGATCGAATTTTGGTGAACGAACCATGGGCACAGCTCTTCGAAGCGACTAGGGTGACTAAGTTGCCACGTGTATCTTCGGATCATGGCCCTGTTCTGGCCCGGTGTAAAACCCCATGCACCTATTCTGGGGGCAGAccgttccggttccaaaacatgtggactAGGCATGAGGGTTTCGCGAACCTGGTACGGGAAGACTGGAGCCAACCGACGGGGGCTGAGGGACTTCTTAATCTACAAATCAAACTTGCACGAATAAAGAAAACctttaaggagtggaacaaggCAGTTTTCGGGAACATTCATGACAACCTTCGGGCCTTGGAGGAAAAAATTGTGGCTGCCCAAGCGGGCTTTGAGGAGAGGCCCTCCCCAGAGAATAGGACCGAAGTCAACAGATGTATTGCCATTTATATCCGGCTCTTTTGGCGTCAAAAGGTGACGCTTAGATGGCTAGCGGAAGGCGATAAGAATACCAaattctatcaaagctgggttaAACAAAAGAGATTACGGATGAGCATTCACAAGATTAATGTAGGGGGGAGAGAACTCTCGGATGACTTGGAGATTAGAAACTCGGTGGTGGAATTCTTCCAAAACCTCCTTGCCTCAGGGCCTCTCACACTCTTGGAGCCGGATCTGAGCTTGATCCAACGCCTCCCTCCATAA